tttatatatatatttcctcGTATTTTAACAAAGATAAGAAAGTTTATAACATGTCTACAGATATTCCAAATGTTTGCcggaatatatatatcttactatgctattaaaaatgtagaCAATCCATTGTATGTAAGTAATGCAATGGCtagttttattttatatttaacatATGCAATTCTCTTTTTAAATTTCTATTTCTCAAACTattatagaaatattaaaagtaGTGTAGCTACGTATTTAATAagtatacatattttaGCTATTATAGGATTTATTATGATATGTAAAAGTAAGGACATCTTACGATTATTTATTGAAGTGTCTATAGGTTGCTTCTTTACATTAACACTTTTAAATTTAtccttttatattaatacacattattatcaaaacgtaagaaataaaataacagAAAATAACCTCATGGaacaaaaagaattattCACAGGATATAAAAccaaatatttttctaatGTGACTCTCTTAAAAATCATAACAATCAAATTGATtaaaacaatattattGTGTTTTAATGGTATAGCTACCTATGCTCATgatcatatttttttctttgttaatttttattcacAAAAAATTAAGCAAATAAGAAATGATACTGTACATGATGTTTGTTGCAAAAAGGATGTTACTAAAATGTTTACTGatcataaaatatgtactgatcataaaatatatagtgacaataaaatatatagtgacgataaaatatgtagtgatgataaaatacgtagtgatgataaaatacgtagtgatgataaaatacgtagtgatgataaaatatgtaatgATGAATCTCTTAATAATGATATCTTAcaaaaacatataaacTGTGTACCAGAACAAAGGATCTACAATcataacaataataatcatgataataataatattaattattatacagTTCATAATACATgtagaaaaaataagaataacAAAATAAGCTATATACGTACgtttataaaaagtatatataattcatctatcattttttacattatttCAAAACAACCTATTGAATATATGTTGTATCCACATTTAGAAAATAGCAAAAGAGaaaacaacaaaaaatatatacaaaattCAAATATAGAATCCACAAAACTAACTTCATCGTCATACATAAGCTTAAAACAGACGCATCAAAATATAACCcttttttctattattaaatatatatttaaaaattatttattttatattgtttcTTTGATATTACCAATATATTATGGATTAAAGGTATATAACGATGCATTATTAGGTTTGTGTGTACATGGAGCTTTACGCTGGATAATCGAAATACATTCTACAAAAATTTTTAACAAAACAGGAAAAATACACACACGATAAGgttaaaacatatatatatatatatatatgtacatacGTTTCTATATctcttaatatatttatttgtatatgtatttttctACAATTTATTGAAAATGTAAGGAaaatacttatatataaatataaatatatatatatatatatatatatatatatttatgtcattcttcatatattatcttttattgatttaatattttaacatatttattctttatgTTAAGTATTTTGTCGTAGccatttaaataaaaatgaaaaatatattattccgaggaataattataatatatatatatatatattaatattgtctatttacttatatattatatataatatatgatattcATTCAGCAATATGTTACACTTTTataaattcatatttttaaaataagtcaattaatattacaaaCATATATTGTATAGGCGTCTACCCGTTggaaaaaacaaacaacaaaaaaaaaaaaaaaaaaaatataaaatagataatatatatattatacatataattaaaatattcatgttgaataattttatttttaacaaGAACCATTTTCTAGGTTCCCcatattaacatatatatatatatatatttatttatttatttattgtttaCTTATTTGTGTGTgaaaaatagaaaaaaaaaaaaaaaaaaaaaaatattttatataaatatatatatacatataagaattatttcatattaactttaaatatttatcaaaaaaaaaaaaaaaaaaaaaaaataataataataaatattttataagtgaattttttttttttattataatgtatctttcaaaaaagaaaaaataatataaattccataatatatgtctatgaatatattttttaatcttatatattttgtagTCTTTCAAGGACTCTATTTATGAACTTCAACTTTTTCAGCACattcaatatattattaaaattctatgagaaaaatatgaaaaaaaataaataaaataaataaaaacaaaagggtatatatatatatatatatatatatatatatatatatatatatattgatatatttcataatatctttataaTGAAATCTTTTCATTACCTTTTCTTTGAAAtgtaattttatttcttttgaataatcctcatatttttgtttatattccctataaaatgttttaatagtataatattttaggtacatgaaaaattatgtaaTGAAATATTACACAGcggaaaataaaagtaaaaataaaagtaaaaataaaagtaaaaataaaaataaaatgaaagtttaattttaatattatgataagCATTATTTCTATTCTTACCTTGTTAATAATTCAATATTCGCATCTGGTTTACTGATCTCCACGTTaatcttaaaaaaaaaaaataaaataataaaacaaaattataaataaaatgtatataaatataaataaataaataaatatatatatatatatatatatatatatatatatatatatataattttatgagtggtatcattattacttttataatttctGATAGAAATTCATCATCATCCATGCATTCATCCTCTGatatctttaaaaaaaaaaaataaataataataataaaatatatcgttgatatttataaaacaaatatttactaaaaagatataatacataggagaaaaataaataaatgaatatatacatgAATTTTTGGTTACCATATAGTTGTATtccatttttaataaatataatgcACGCTCAAcatcatttaataaagTCTTATATGCATTATTAAGATAACTTGACACTTCGTTTATTTCATCGACctaatataaaataaataaataaatatgcatatatatatatatataatatatttgttatggatatacatttttttttcttcatttttcaCATCTTTACTTCTACGTTTTGCGCATTTTTATCAGggtgatatatattttgtatttcattgaactttttttttaaatgacTTTTATCAATATCGTATTTCACTTCTCtgtaaaaagaaaaaaggaaatGAAAAGACATTACAATAAAGGTGacttaaatataaataaataattatatatatatatatatatatacacatttatattttttttttttttttttttttttttttttaaattNNNNNNNNNNNNNNNNNNNNNNNNNNNNNNNNNNNNNNNNNNNNNNNNNNNNNNNNNNNNNNNNNNNNNNNNNNNNNNNNNNNNNNNNNNNNNNNNNNNNNNNNNNNNNNNNNNNNNNNNNNNNNNNNNNNNNNNNNNNNNNNNNNNNNNNNNNNNNNNNNNNNNNNNNNNNNNNNNNNNNNNNNNNNNNNNNNNNNNNNNNNNNNNNNNNNNNNNNNNNNNNNNNNNNNNNNNNNNNNNNNNNNNNNNNNNNNNNNNNNNNNNNNNNNNNNNNNNNNNNNNNNNNNNNNNNNNNNNNNNNNNNNNNNNNNNNNNNNNNNNNNNNNNNNNNNNNNctttttttttttttttttttttttttttt
Above is a genomic segment from Plasmodium reichenowi strain SY57 chromosome 9, whole genome shotgun sequence containing:
- a CDS encoding long chain fatty acid elongation enzyme, putative encodes the protein MSIINKYYWTPQKGRELAIKYEKTILMISLLYIPCILLLQKIMKKRKEKDMKYLKILWNLSLSFLSFVGVLLITIYDKNILKYIIVEESEYSPETRAVITIFTLTKVVEYGDTLFLILKKKKLTFLHSYHHLSVVIYCLYSQKILVSHAHYFVLLNLIVHSIMYFYFGFIYIFPRILTKIRKFITCLQIFQMFAGIYISYYAIKNVDNPLYVSNAMASFILYLTYAILFLNFYFSNYYRNIKSSVATYLISIHILAIIGFIMICKSKDILRLFIEVSIGCFFTLTLLNLSFYINTHYYQNVRNKITENNLMEQKELFTGYKTKYFSNVTLLKIITIKLIKTILLCFNGIATYAHDHIFFFVNFYSQKIKQIRNDTVHDVCCKKDVTKMFTDHKICTDHKIYSDNKIYSDDKICSDDKIRSDDKIRSDDKIRSDDKICNDESLNNDILQKHINCVPEQRIYNHNNNNHDNNNINYYTVHNTCRKNKNNKISYIRTFIKSIYNSSIIFYIISKQPIEYMLYPHLENSKRENNKKYIQNSNIESTKLTSSSYISLKQTHQNITLFSIIKYIFKNYLFYIVSLILPIYYGLKVYNDALLGLCVHGALRWIIEIHSTKIFNKTGKIHTR
- a CDS encoding chaperone, putative, translating into MKKIKYLSILWKHKKINICNHKNYYTYNLAQNFFHSNKNNIDSNNYNGNIRSNKNKVKHFKCPKCNNNISTHTVSFNCEVCKALFNIDIFRNFNIFELFNIEVKYDIDKSHLKKKFNEIQNIYHPDKNAQNVEVDEINEVSSYLNNAYKTLLNDVERALYLLKMEYNYMISEDECMDDDEFLSEIIKINVEISKPDANIELLTREYKQKYEDYSKEIKLHFKEKNFNNILNVLKKLKFINRVLERLQNI